The DNA sequence CAATCAACTCGCCATTAATGATTGGGCAAATGCCAATTCCTCCTGCGGGAGCCAAATGGGCTCCACCTGCAAAAATGACAGATAAGCTGATTTTCCGCTTTAATGGATCTGGTGACCTACCTGATGGTTACACGCAGCTCTATGTGGTTCCCTCTGAAGGTGGAACACCACGTCAGGTAACACATGGTGACTACAATCATGGGGGGTTTATTAGTAGTCCTGCACAGTATTGCTGGTCGCCAGATGGAAATAGCTTGATAGTTTCTGCTAATCGCAATGACAATTGGGAACAAAATTTTTTTCTGACAGATATTTTTGAATTCTCATTGAGTGGTGGTGAACCGAGTCGGCTGACCAATCGTCATGGGGGTGAAAACGAAGTTGCGGTTTCGCCAACTAATAAATATCTAGCCTTTACGGGTCACGATGAAAATTACAAAGCGGCTGAACAGAATCGCCTGTATATAGCAAGCCGCGATGGAAGTAATCTCAAAGTGCTTAGTGCCAAACTTGACCGCCCAGTGTCTTCACCCAGATGGTCTGCAGATGGCAAGTACATATATGTTGTTTATGACAGTGAAGGTGTAACACGTCTAGGACGTTTTGACCTGAACGGAAATTTCACCGAGATGGCCAGGAATCTTGGAACTGGTGATTTCAACTATGGTATGGGCTCTTTCTCTTTAAGTAAAAATAATACCTACACGTACGCCATCAATAAACCTGATGTTTTAGGAGAAGTAGGTGTTGGCCGAAATGGTGGAAAAAGTTCGCAGATAACACACCTTAATGATGACCTGTTCAGTCAGCGAGAGCTTGGTAAAGTTGAAGAAATTTGGTGGAAGTCATCCAAGGATGGCCGAAACATTCAAGGGTGGTTAGTTAAGCCACCGCAGTTTGATCCAGCCAAAAAGTACCCTTTGATACTGGAAATACACGGTGGACCTACGGCCAATTATGGGCCGCGGTTTGATATTGAGAAGCAATTAATGGCTTCGGATGGGTATTTGGTTCTTTATGCCAACCCTCGCGGTAGCAACAGCTATGGTCAGGAATTTGTCGATTTGATAGATCGAGTTTTCCCCGGAGATGAGTATCACGATCTTAATAGTGGTGTTGATGCAGTAATTTCTATGGGATACGTGGATTCAAACCGAGTGTACGTAACTGGAGGAAGTGGCGGCGGAACATTGACGGCCTGGATGATAAGCAATACAGATCGGTTTAAAGCAGCAGTTTCGTTCTATCCGGTTATAAACTGGGAAAGTTTTGTATTTACCGCGGATATGTCCGCACATTACCTCAGTCATTGGATGCCAGGTCTGCCTTGGGAGCATCGGGATAATTATGAAAAACGCTCTATATTAAGTGCCTCTGGAAATGTGAAAACGCCCACTTTGATAATGACAGGAGAGGAAGATTGGCGGACACCAATGTCTGAGTCCGAGCAATACTACAAGGCATTAAAGTTGCAGGGTGTTGAATCAGTGCTGGTACGAGTTCCAGGCGAAGGTCATGGAATATTCGCTCGACCGAGCCACCATCTTTCAAAAATGACCACTCTATTGGGATGGTTTAAAAAGCACAGCGAATAATAAGAGATTGCAGAGAAATATTTCACATGAAAGAGTTGCGTGCATTAGATCACTTTGTAGTTGTAGGTCAGGAAATGGAAAAACGTATAGAGGCATTTCGGGATCTAGGGTTTTATGTTGGGCCCATTGAAAGTCATCTGGAGTTGGGTTCCAAAAATTGCATTATACATTTTGCAAATACCTATCTGGAGTTGGTTGACTTCGGGGAGGCGGCTAGCTGGCTAAGTGATCCCTATGGAAAATTTATTGAATCCTGTCAATCTGGAATTGCACATATTAGCTTGCGGACATGTGATATAGATCTTGCCAGGAAGAGTGCTGAAAATCAGGGATTAAACCCTGATAAGATTATTTATGCTCGCCGCAAGGTGACCCACCCAGATGGTCAGGAAGATGAAACTGATAGTGCCTGTTTTTATGCCTGGCGTGATGATAACCCGTACTTATCAGTTTTTTTGTCAGAACACAGAAAGCCTGAGACCATATTTGTGGAGGAATATTCGAATCACGCTAACACGGCAACTGACGTGGTAAGGTTGGTCTATATGTCTGTGGATCCCGCTTCAGATATACATTATTTCTCTAAGCAATTTGGGAAAGATCCAGATGAAGTAAGTTCAGATGGCTTCAAAATTGTCGGATCTCGTGGCGAAATCACGGAAGTGTTGACACCAATGGCAGCAGTCAGGCGGTACGGTGGAAATATTTTAAGAGATTCGCCTCAACCTCTAAACGGTTTTTGCGTTGCCATTCACATGGCGGTTCGTTCTGATTCTCAAGTAAGAATGGTGTTGGATGAAAACCAAAAAAAATATTCAGATCATGATGGTTATCTGATTATTCCATCATCAGAATCTTGTGGGTTTGCAATGGTCTTTGAGCATTCGTCAGTTACATAGTCTGTGCGCTATTAAAGACTTAGGTGTTTGTATTTATTTATAAATGAGACATTTGGGTGATTTTTCCTGGGTGTCTTATTTGAGATATCCAAGAATAAACCGTCATTAATCTTATGGAATTCAATTTGATTTATTGAAAGGTGTTTTCGGGAGTTTAAGTAGATGTTCAGGTTTTTGGGCTGGCGAAGTTTCTCAAAAAAAATATGGAACTTAATTGTAATCGGCTTAAGTATATTTTATGGGGTAACTTTATCAATGGCAGTATCCGCAGATGAGGAAGGTGTAGTCGCAAAAGTCATACCCTTTGAAAAGGGTAAGTACCAGGTGAAAGTGGAGCGTAGCCATTTTGTTACAATGAGAGATGGTGTACGTCTTTCGACGGATTTGTATTTTCCCGTTGGTTTCAAGGGAAAGTTGCCTGTTATTCTTGAGCGCACTCCATACGATAAGGCCACAAAGCGAAATGCTGATCCAAATGATCCAATAAATCATACAAATCAAGCGTATTACTTCGCAAGTCATGGCTATGTATTTGCTATTCAAGATCGTCGGGGTAAATATGAATCAGAAGGGGAGTACTTGGTTCTCAATAATGATGTAGAGGATGCTGAGGATACATTTAACTGGCTTGATCAACAACCTTGGTTTAGTGGTAAGGCAAGTATGATAGGTTGCTCTATTCCAGGTGCCAACCAGATAAAAGCTGCTCAAACCCTTCACCCATCACTTGCGTCTATCTTGCCACAGTCTGCAGCGACTGGTCATGGTTCCGCCGGTGGGACCATGGCTAAGTTCTGGCTGCGTGGGGGCGCACGTAACCTTACTATTGCGCAATGGGCTCATGTAAGAGGAGCGAAGTTATTCTATCGGCCATCAAAAAAATTAAGTCGTGAGGAATTTTTGAAAATAGCAGATAAGTATGAGCCTCGTCCAAAGGCTGATAGCTATGAAGGGGTTTTTAAAACCCCCGAAGCTACTAAGCGATTTACATATGATGCAATGATGGTATTGCCAATTGTTGATATACCAAAATTTATGAATTCTCTAGATTCTGATTGGTACGATTTGGCTACAAAAGAACCAATGGACCCTTGGTGGGATGGCGGAAATTATTTGGAGGACGATACCAAAGTCAATGCTGCGGCTTTACATGTAAATTCCTGGCACGATTATGGTATTAATGAAACTCTATTGCAATACCAGCATTTCAGTAAGAAATCTGTTACTAAATATTCTCGTGATAATCAGTTTGTAATTATTTCTCCACTTGGACATTGCAGGATTGAATCAGTGTCATCTAATACTGTTACAGGTGAGCGGAATGTCGGTGATGCCAGAAAGGATATATGGGGTACTTATCTGCGTTGGTGGGACTACACCCTAAAAGGAATTGATAATGGATTTGATAGGGAGCCAAAAATTCAATACTACGTTCCTGGTTTAAATAAATGGAAATCTTCGAATGTCTGGCCTATAGCGGGTACAAAGAAAACAAAACTATATTTAACAAGTGATGGTGCGGCCAATAATAACTTTACGAGTGGAAAACTCATATTTGAAAAGCCAGATAAGACTGGATATGACAGTTATGTGTATGATCCAGCCGACCCGGTTTTCTATATGAATGACTCGGTTCTTTCTGGAAGCTTTGATATGAGCCATAAAGAGGAGCGAGAAGATATACTGGTTTATACGAGTGAACCACTTGATAAAGGTATTGAAATGACAGGGAAAATTAGGGCGAAAATATTCCTGTCTACAGATGTTCCTGATACAGACTTGGCTGTAAAGATTATGGACGTATACCCTGACGGTCGGGCATATGCTCTACAAGAGGGTTTCCTTCGATTACGGTATCGTGAAGGTTTTGATAAAAAAGTTCTATTGATGCCGGGAAAGATCTATGAGATTGACTTGGATATGCTGGTTTATAGTAACTACTTTATGCCTGGACATAAGATCAGGATTGATGTTACCAGTTCAAGCATGCCTACCTATAATCGTAACTTGAATACAGGCGGAGATAATTCCTTGGATGCTGATTTTCAAAAGGCTAATGTCACTATTCATCATGGTGGTGAGTACTCATCCTATATTGAATTGCCATTCATCGAATACAGTGGTGAGCAATGATACAAGAATTGTTAGGGTTGGGTGGTTTGTATGAGTGAAGATGTACCCATATAAGAGTTGGTGTAAATATTCTGTAGTAATAATGTAATTAATAAATATTTCAGTAATCTTTATATCTCCGTCTGGTTTTTATAATGGTAAATAGAGTTGTGATTTCTATGTTGAATGTTTATATGTGCAACATAATGGTTGTTCAGAAATTTAACAATTTTAAACAAATTATACATAAATTATTCTTGCCAATTATTGCGTACTTATTTATTGCAAATATAGCTCTGGCTGGAGAGGTGATATCTGCGTCATCTGAAAAATTATTTAAAAAAGGTCCGTATGCGGTAAGAGTAGAGCGTAGTCATCTAATAGAAATGCGCGACGGAGTCAGGTTGTCAACTGATCTATATTTTCCTATTGATTACGCGGGGAAGCTGCCCGTAATCCTTGAAAGAACACCGTACAATAAGGCCGTACAGAGAAACTCTGACCCAAATGCAAAAATTTCCTATCTGAATAAAGCCTATTATTACGCTAGCCACGGCTATGTTTTTGCAATTCAAGATCGTCGCGGGAAATTTGAATCTGAAGGTGAGTACTCTCTTGGAAATAATGACATAGATGATGCTTCTGATACGCTTGATTGGTTTGAAAGACAAAGTTGGTATAACGGTCGAGCAGGGATGACAGGTTGCTCCATACCTGGAGGGAATGTAATTCGTGGTGCTATGAGCCAGCATGAGTCACTTAAGGGGTTGTTGCCGCAGTCAGCCTCATTTGGTCATGGGACCGAAGGTGGATCAATGGGGCGGGCGGGCTCTCGAGGGGGAGTGCCTAATATGTTTATGCCTCTATGGGCACACAATTATGGTTCGACATTATTCTATCGGCCCTCAAAACGACTGGATCGAAGTCAGTTTCTAAAATTGGTGGATTTTTACGATCCGGCCCCAAAAGTAAAACCCTTGAGCTCATTTTTTGATCCCGAAACCCATGAAATGACTAAGGAAACGATTGATGTTTTAATGCATTTGCCTGCGGTTGAAATAGACGAGATATTGAACTCTCCACCAAATGAATGGGAAGGATTTGCAGCAAGTGAACCATTAGGGGAGTTCTGGGAAAAAGGTGACTATCTGGATGATGGTGATTCTGTTGATGGCGCAGCGCTTCATATCAACTCATGGCATGATCATGGAGTAAATGAAACCTTTCTACAATTCAAATATTTTTCTGAATATGCCAAATCAAACTGGGCTAAAGAAAATCAGTACATAATTATTGGTCCAATGTCCCACTGCAATTTCGAGAGCGTTAGCTCGGAAACAATCACCGGCGAGAGAAATGTCGGAGATGCTAGTTTCCCTGCTTGGGATACCTATTTACGCTGGTGGGACTATACGCTTAAGCAGAAAGGTAATAGTTTTGGGGGTTATCCTCGGGTTCAATATTATCTTCCAGGCGCTAATGAATGGCGTCAATCAAGTGAGTGGCCGATTCCAGGTACAAAATACACAAACATGTATTTATCCAGTGAGCAAGGTGCTAACTCCATTGAGGGAGATGGGCTGCTTTCGTGGTCAATTCCTATACGCAGTGGTGTAGATGAATACGCTTATGATCCGGGTAATCCAGTAAATATTTATGCTAAAGCCGTCCATAAGGGTTCGTCGGATCACTCGAGCATAGAAGATCGAAAAGATATTCTTGTCTATACTTCGGAGCCATTGAGTGATTCCGTTGAAATGACTGGAAAAATTCGAGCCAAGCTTTGGATATCTACCGATGTTCCGGATACTGATGTAGTGGTCAGGCTCCTCGATGTCTATCCTGATGGAAGATCTTTTGGGATTCAGGAAAGTATCTTAAGGTTACGATACAGGGACGGGCCAGATCATTCCGTGTTTATGAAGCCTGGGGAAGTGTATCCAGTTGATGTTGACATGCTTGTAGGTGCCAACCTTTTCAAAGAAGGTCACAAGATTCGTGTTCATATCACTAGCTCAAGCTTTCCAACATTTATGCGTAACTTGAACACTGGAGGGGACAATGCACGAGATACGGAATATAAGACAGCGAATATCAAGATTCATTTTGGCCCAGAAACACCATCTTATATTCAACTGCCAACATTAACTGTAGGCACTAATACCTTAGAGCAAAATAATGAGTCCATTGAATAAAACAGGTCTAAAACCTCACCAATTCTTTACTGTAGCCGTAGGTGCATCAATTGGAGTTGGATGGATTCCCTTGTATGGTGCTTGGTTAACTAATGCCGGTTCCTTAGGTGTAGCAGTCGCATTTCTTTTAGGGGCGCTGCTGATGGTGTTTGTTGCAAAAGGATACATTGCAGTAGCATCCCGACTGTCGGAGTCTGGTGGCGAAACAATGTATGCCTATACAATTCTTGGGAAGAAAATAGGGTTTTTTACTGGATGGTTTCTTGCATTTACTTATCTTGCGGTGTGCGTTTTCGAAGCTTTGTCTATTGCTCTATTTAGTGCTGAGTTATTGCCAAACCTTTCTGGGTCTGTGCTTTATAGTATCTTGGGTCATGATGTTCGGGTTGGAACCTTGGCAATAAGTATCATTAGTACTGCTTTTATGATGTTTTTGCATGTGCGTGGAATACAAACTGCTGCAATTTTTCAGGATATATTAACGTTTTTGTTGTTAGCTTTTTCTCTAATTTTTATTATTTTGGGGTTGTCTACAGGCGTGGTTGGAAATTTGAATCCGATGTTTGTATATCAAGAGTCTGGTTGGCGGCTAGGAGGTATGGTCTCAGTATTTGCTGCAGCTCCACTTTTAATTTCTGGCTTTAATTTCTCTGTGCAAATAATTGGAGATCGTGCTGATGGAGTTGGTGTGGCGTCTGTAGCTAAATCTCTATTTATCGCTATTTTGGCTGTGGGGATATTCTATGTGGGGTTGTTTGTTGCAGCAGCGATGTCATTACCAAGAGAGGTTCTGATCAGTGCGGACCTGCCTGTTGCAGCAGCTTTTGTTGAGGTTTTTGGGTCTGAAAGATTTGGAGATATAATTTTTCTGGTTGCAATTCTCGGTCTTTTTACTACGTGGAATGCTGTTCTCCTTGGGCTTAATAAAATTTTAGCTGTGCTCAGTATCAATGGGGATATTCCCAAGATTTTTTCTTCAAAATCAAATCAGCATGACACTTACCAGGCGTCGATCCAAATTGTTAGCTTGCTCACAATAGTTGGTGTTCTGGGTGGGCAGGGAATGCTGACATTGATTATTGGCTCTGCTTCAGTGACTATGACCGCTGCTTATTGTGTGGTCATGGTGTGTGCAATTACTTTGTGTAGATGGAGTGGTGAGAAATGTTCAATTTCACTTTGCGTATCCTTCTGCATAGCCTTTGCTTTGTTCTTAATTGCTGTCACTGAACCTTTTTTTGTCAATCCTACAATCCACTTACCAATCACCTGGTCAGGTATATTGGTCTGGTGTGGGCTTGGAGTAATACTTTGGCTTTCTAGCCGTTTTTCTGAGCATGCTACCCTCAATGCGGGCAGTGTATCCGATCACCTGGTTGGAAAAAAAACTTTATATATCGGGAAGAGTGAAATTGTGTCTAAGGGGAATAAGGTATGAATTTGCCTATTCTCCAAGGGCGTCACATATATGGCGGGGCATCCTCGAGTTTAATCGTAGATGGACAGAAGTTTGTAAATTTTGCTGGCTGTAACTATCTGGCCTTGTTCCAGAGGAATGAGCTACAAGAGGCAGCAAGGTTGTCATTGGACTCTAAAGATAATTTTGCAAAATTCCTGCCAGCCTCGTATGGAGGTATTGATCCTGCATTTGAAGAGGTTGAGCAAGAGGCGGCTAGATTTTTTGGTACTGAATCGTCGGTTTATTTACCCTCAGGTTATCATCTCGGGATTGCTGGAGTGGGTGGGTTATCGGAATTGTATGATGAAATTGTAATAGATAAATACGCTCACTGGTGCTTACAAGATGCTGCAAAGTTGAGTGGTCGACCGATCCATACATTTGATCACCAAGATATAGAATCATTAGAAAGGATTGTTCGAAGCTTGCGTGATGGAGTTAAGCCTTTACTTCTATGTGACGGAATTTCTGCCAGTTCGGGTTGCCTTCCTCCGCTAGATGTTTATGCAGAAATTATCTCAAAAAGAAATGGTTGGATTTTTGTGGATGAGTCTCATGCTGCAGGGGTGTTAGGTGATACTGGGCGAGGGTCAGTACAACATTTTGGGGTTGAGAGTCGCGCTTTTATTGCTACCACCTTGAGCAAGGCATTTGGTGCTCTTGGATCTGTCTTTTTAGGGCCAAGTGAAATTGTTGAAAAGGCCAGAAAGGTCCCTGCGGTTAGAGGATCTAACCCTGGTTCGCCTCTTGCAGCTAGAGTGGCTACGGCTGCTTTAAAGTTAGTAGGTGAAAATCCCGGAATGTGCGATTCGTTACGAAAACTTTCAGAACAATTTCGGATCAAGTTATTGGCAGCTGGCATTGAGTGCCCGAAATCACCGTCGGCAATCGTTTCATTTAAGCTGGAAACCGCAGAAAAAATGAGAGGACTGCAAAAAGCTCTTTTCGACGATCAAATATACGTTCTATATTCTGATTATATTGGGGTGGACTCGGAAGGCTTAATTAGAGCGTCTGTTTTTTCTGATCATTCGTTATCTGATTTAGATCGATTTGTACAGGTCACTACTGATTTCGTATCCAGAGTATGTGGTTAACCTGAGTTCTCGATTATTATTGAAGTTAATCAAGAAACACTGAATTAAATAGGACTTTTTGTCGTCCGATTTTTCTTTCCTATAAGTGGGCCGGATATCTGGAGTAAGAAAGAGTAATCAAAAATATGGAAATGGCGCCAGTAAAACTGGCGCCAATCAGGTTATTCAACGACTTCATATTCCTTGACGACAGCGTGGTTGCTGTTGAGAATTGCTGAAGTGGGAAATAATGGGGCGATTCCATCAATAAAAAATGATTGCGTCGCTTGTACAGATTCAGTGGTGCCCACAGTAGAAACTCTCATGCCTGTATATGGGCTATATGTCTCTTGTGAGCCGGAAGTTTTGGTGTAAGAGCCGCCTTCCATTGGGATGCAGTCTATTTCTACTAAACCAGTCATGCCACCCAAGTCACCTCCCAGTTCGTCTGTATGAACAGACAGGGATAAACCACTAGTGAAGCTTCCCGTAACGGAGCCAGGAGGCAGTTCATACGTTTCAGTAATTGCCGGGTTGGGGTAGTTTGAAATCGTGAGCTCCACCCTTTCTTTGCCAGGTCCTTTAGCAGAAAAAAATTCAAGACCAATTACATTAATGCCAGTATTTCCTGAGTATATGCCTGTGGCCCGGCAGCTATCACCCACTTTTTTCGACATCATATCGGGAGGTGCTGCATTGCCAGATGCGACAAACACTACACTACTAAACAGGGCTATTTTGGACAGGGTTTTCAGTTGCTTATTCATTATTAACACAATCTCCATTTGTTTTTATTTGATGCCACTTACAGGACGCAAGAAGGCTCAAGCTTCGCATTTGTGAAATGCGAAGCCTGATTCTAGGAGAGGATTGGAGAATTGTAAAACTGAGGGTTATTTCAGCATTGGCTTCAAAAAACGCCCGGTATGTGAGTCCTTGAGTTTCGCTACTTGCTCCGGAGTGCCGGTGCCGATAATCATACCGCCGCCACTGCCACCTTCAGGACCCAAATCAATAATCCAGTCAGCAGTTTTGATCACGTCGAGGTTATGCTCAATAACCACCACAGTGTTGCCGTGGTCGCGCAGGCGGTGCAGTACTTCCAGCAGTTGCTGAATATCGTGGAAGTGCAGGCCGGTTGTCGGCTCGTCGAGAATGTAGAGGGTTTTTCCGGTGTCGCGTTTGGACAGTTCGCGCGCCAGTTTTACCCGTTGCGCTTCACCACCCGACAAAGTGGTGGCGGCTTGCCCCAAGCGGATATAGGTCAAGCCCACATCCACCAGGGTTTGTAGCTTGCGAGAGATTGACGGTACCGCCTCAAAGAACGCCAGCGCGTCTTCTACGGTCATCTCCAGCACTTCGTGAATGTTCTTTCCTTTGTATAAAACTTCCAGGGTTTCACGGTTGTAGCGCTTGCCCTTACACACGTCACAGGAGACGTAAATATCCGGCAAAAAGTGCATTTCGACTTTGGTAACGCCATCGCCCTGACAGGCTTCGCAGCGGCCACCTTTCACGTTAAAACTGAAGCGTCCCGGCTTGTAGCCACGGGAGCGTGCCTCCTGAGTGCCAGAGAACAGCTCGCGAATGGGCGTGAAAATACCGGTGTAGGTGGCCGGGTTGGATCGCGGGGTGCGACCGATGGGGCTCTGGTCAATGTCGATACATTTGTCGAATTGATCCAAGCCTTTAATTGCTTTGTGCGGTGCTGCTTTCAGCGTGGTGGCCTTATTCAGTTGAGTGGCCGCCAGTGGGTAGAGGGTTTCATTAATCAGTGTTGATTTACCTGAGCCGGAAACACCTGTTACGCAGGTGAACAGGCCGACCGGTATTTCAACATCCACGTTGCGCAGGTTGTTACCTTTGGCACCTTTTAATACGAGCTGGCGTTTTGGGTCAATCTCGGTGCGCTGTGCAGGAATTTCGATGCAGCGCACACCGGACATAAATTTGCCGGTTTCCGAGCGCGGTGAATTAATCACTTGTTCAAGGCTGCCCTGGGCCACCACTTCGCCACCATGAACGCCGGCACCCGGGCCGATATCAATAATGTGGTCTGCCTGACGAATGGCGTCCTCATCGTGCTCCACAACAATCACAGTATTACCAAGGTCCCGCAATCGTGTCAGGGTGTTGAGCAGTCGCTCATTGTCGCGCTGGTGCAAGCCGATGGAGGGTTCATCAAGCACATACATAACGCCCACCAGGCCGGCACCAATCTGGCTGGCCAGGCGAATACGCTGGGCTTCACCGCCAGAAAGGGTGTCGGCACTGCGATCGAGGGTCAGGTAGTTGAGACCAACATCCACCAGAAAACGAAACCGGTCGCGAATCTCTTTAATAATTTTTTCAGCAATCTGCCCCTGACGTCCGGCCAGTTTGAGGTTTTCAAAATAGTCGTGGGAATCGCCCACTGGAATAGCGGTGATTTCCGACAGGGTGCGACCATCCACAAACACATGGCGCGCCTCTTTGCGCAGGCGAGTGCCCTTACATTCGGGGCAATTCTGGGTGTTCAGGTATTTGGCCAGGTCTTCGCGCACCATGTTGGATTCAGTCTCGCGAAAGCGTCGCTCCATATTGGGAATAATGCCTTCAAAGATATGGGTTCGCTTGTAAACGGTGCCGCGATCATTGACGTAACTGAAGTCGATCTCTTCATCGCCACTGCCAAACAGAATTGCCTGCTGGTGGAGCGGTTTGAGCTTTTCAAAAGGCGTGTCTATGTCAAAGCCGTAGTGCTCGCCCAGGGATTCCAGCATGGTGTAGTAGAACAGATTGCGGCGATCCCAGCCGCGAATAGCGCCTTCTGAAATACTCGACTCCGGGTGTTGCACCACACGGGCGATATCAAAAAACTGCCGTACCCCCAACCCGTCACAGCTGGGGCAGGCACCCACCGGGTTGTTGAAAGAGAACAGGCGGGGCTCCAGCTCGGTAAGGCTGTAGTCACAAACCGGACAGGCGAATTTGGCGGAGAACAATTGGTCCGGTGCCTCGCCATCCATGTAGCTGATTGCCGCGAGACCTTCAGCCAGATTGAGGGCAGTTTCAAAGGATTCGGCAATGCGCAGCTGCAGATCTTCGCGCACCTTAAAGCGGTCTACTACTACTTCAATGGTGTGCTTATGGGTTTTGGCCAGCTTTGGTGCGTCATCCAGATCCACCACCACGCCGTCGATACGGGCGCGAATAAAACCCTGGTGACGTAGCTGTTCGAGCAGGTGGACATGCTCACCTTTACGTTCCCGTACTACCGGAGCCAACAACATGAGCTTGGTGCCTTCGGGCAGGGCCAGAACGTGGTCCACCATCTGGCTGACGGTTTGCGCTTTCAGTTCAACGTCATGATCCGGGCAGCGGGGCTCACCGGCACGGGCAAACAGCAGACGCAGGTAGTCGTATATCTCGGTGATGGTGCCCACGGTGGATCGGGGGTTGTGAGATGTAGATTTTTGCTCAATGGAGATGGCCGGGGAGAGGCCTTCCACATGGTCGACATCGGGCTTTTCCATCATCGACAGGAACTGCCGCGCATAGGTGGAGAGCGATTCCACATAGCGGCGCTGGCCTTCAGCATACAGCGTGTCGAAAGCCAGTGAGGATTTGCCGGAACCGGACAGGCCGGTAATAACAATCAACTTGTCGCGGGGAATATCGAGGTCGATATTTTTGAGGTTGTGGGTGCGTGCACCCCGTACCTGAATGCTTTCCATGTGACGGTAACTCTGGATTGAGGCAAAACCGCCATTATAGAGCCAAGGCCGGATACTGTGCAAAATTACAGTGCTGTGATTGTTTGAGGGCTGTCCTCGGAGTAGAGGGATCCTTCGCCAAACGCTCAGGATGACAGGCTGGGGGAGGGGACTGCCAGGCTGGGTATTTGAGGGAGGTTCTCGTGACCAGTAAATGGACAATCAGGTCACATAGCACTCCGCTAGGCAGCCACTGGTCTAAAATTTTAGAAAAGGTGTCCCAAAGTTGGTGTCGATCTCGTCATATTTACAGGCTCAATATGAGTGAGCCGAATG is a window from the Porticoccaceae bacterium LTM1 genome containing:
- a CDS encoding APC family permease — encoded protein: MSPLNKTGLKPHQFFTVAVGASIGVGWIPLYGAWLTNAGSLGVAVAFLLGALLMVFVAKGYIAVASRLSESGGETMYAYTILGKKIGFFTGWFLAFTYLAVCVFEALSIALFSAELLPNLSGSVLYSILGHDVRVGTLAISIISTAFMMFLHVRGIQTAAIFQDILTFLLLAFSLIFIILGLSTGVVGNLNPMFVYQESGWRLGGMVSVFAAAPLLISGFNFSVQIIGDRADGVGVASVAKSLFIAILAVGIFYVGLFVAAAMSLPREVLISADLPVAAAFVEVFGSERFGDIIFLVAILGLFTTWNAVLLGLNKILAVLSINGDIPKIFSSKSNQHDTYQASIQIVSLLTIVGVLGGQGMLTLIIGSASVTMTAAYCVVMVCAITLCRWSGEKCSISLCVSFCIAFALFLIAVTEPFFVNPTIHLPITWSGILVWCGLGVILWLSSRFSEHATLNAGSVSDHLVGKKTLYIGKSEIVSKGNKV
- a CDS encoding pyridoxal phosphate-dependent aminotransferase family protein codes for the protein MNLPILQGRHIYGGASSSLIVDGQKFVNFAGCNYLALFQRNELQEAARLSLDSKDNFAKFLPASYGGIDPAFEEVEQEAARFFGTESSVYLPSGYHLGIAGVGGLSELYDEIVIDKYAHWCLQDAAKLSGRPIHTFDHQDIESLERIVRSLRDGVKPLLLCDGISASSGCLPPLDVYAEIISKRNGWIFVDESHAAGVLGDTGRGSVQHFGVESRAFIATTLSKAFGALGSVFLGPSEIVEKARKVPAVRGSNPGSPLAARVATAALKLVGENPGMCDSLRKLSEQFRIKLLAAGIECPKSPSAIVSFKLETAEKMRGLQKALFDDQIYVLYSDYIGVDSEGLIRASVFSDHSLSDLDRFVQVTTDFVSRVCG
- the uvrA gene encoding excinuclease ABC subunit UvrA, coding for MESIQVRGARTHNLKNIDLDIPRDKLIVITGLSGSGKSSLAFDTLYAEGQRRYVESLSTYARQFLSMMEKPDVDHVEGLSPAISIEQKSTSHNPRSTVGTITEIYDYLRLLFARAGEPRCPDHDVELKAQTVSQMVDHVLALPEGTKLMLLAPVVRERKGEHVHLLEQLRHQGFIRARIDGVVVDLDDAPKLAKTHKHTIEVVVDRFKVREDLQLRIAESFETALNLAEGLAAISYMDGEAPDQLFSAKFACPVCDYSLTELEPRLFSFNNPVGACPSCDGLGVRQFFDIARVVQHPESSISEGAIRGWDRRNLFYYTMLESLGEHYGFDIDTPFEKLKPLHQQAILFGSGDEEIDFSYVNDRGTVYKRTHIFEGIIPNMERRFRETESNMVREDLAKYLNTQNCPECKGTRLRKEARHVFVDGRTLSEITAIPVGDSHDYFENLKLAGRQGQIAEKIIKEIRDRFRFLVDVGLNYLTLDRSADTLSGGEAQRIRLASQIGAGLVGVMYVLDEPSIGLHQRDNERLLNTLTRLRDLGNTVIVVEHDEDAIRQADHIIDIGPGAGVHGGEVVAQGSLEQVINSPRSETGKFMSGVRCIEIPAQRTEIDPKRQLVLKGAKGNNLRNVDVEIPVGLFTCVTGVSGSGKSTLINETLYPLAATQLNKATTLKAAPHKAIKGLDQFDKCIDIDQSPIGRTPRSNPATYTGIFTPIRELFSGTQEARSRGYKPGRFSFNVKGGRCEACQGDGVTKVEMHFLPDIYVSCDVCKGKRYNRETLEVLYKGKNIHEVLEMTVEDALAFFEAVPSISRKLQTLVDVGLTYIRLGQAATTLSGGEAQRVKLARELSKRDTGKTLYILDEPTTGLHFHDIQQLLEVLHRLRDHGNTVVVIEHNLDVIKTADWIIDLGPEGGSGGGMIIGTGTPEQVAKLKDSHTGRFLKPMLK